CCGCGGCCGCCCGCGCTGTAATACATCTCGATGCGCCCGGGGCTCGGGCGGAAGTCGTCGAAGGGGTCTTCCGCATTGATGCGGCACTCGATGGAATGGCCCTTGAACTGGATGTCGCCCTGCGAAATGCGGAGTTGCTCGCCCGAGGCGATGAGGATTTGCTGTCGGATCAAATCCACGCCCGTGACCTCCTCGGTGATGGGGTGCTCGACCTGGATGCGCTTGTTGACCTCGAGGAAATAGAAGTTCCCGCGGTCGTCGCAGACGAACTCGACGGTGCCGGCGTTGGTGTAGTTGGCGGCCTCGGCGATGCGCAGGGCGGCCTTGCCCATCTTCTTGCGGTGGTCCTTGAACTCCTTGCGCTCGAACAGCGGAGAGGGCGTTTCCTCGATGACCTTCTGGTGCCGGCGCTGGATGGAGCAGTCGCGCTCGCCGAGGTGGATGATGTTGCCCTTGGCGTCGCCGAGGATCTGAAACTCGATGTGGTGCGGGTTCTCGATGTATTTCTCGATGTAAACTCCCGCGTTGCTGAAGGCCTTTTCCGCCTCGGCGCGCGAAGTGTGGAAGCCCTTGATCATCGAGATGTCGTTGTGGGCGACGCGCATCCCGCGTCCGCCGCCGCCGGCGACGGCCTTGATCAGGACGGGGTAGCCGATTTTCTTCGCCACGGCGAGGGCTTCCTGTTCGCTCTCAACCAGGCCATCGGAGCCGGGGGGCGTCGGCACGCCTGCCTTCTTGGCGAGCGCCCGGCTCACTTGCTTGTCTTCCAATGCCTTCATCGTCCGGGAGTTCGGGCCGATGAATCGGATGTTGCAGCTCTCGCAGACGTCGGCGAAGTGGGCGTTTTCGGACAGAAACCCGTAGCCGGGATGGATGGCGTCCACGTCGCTGATCTCAGCCGCCGAAATCAGCCGGTCAATCCGCAGGTAACTGTCGGTCGCCTGACCTTTGCCGATGCAGATCGCCTCGTCGGCCAGTTGCACGTGCATGGAGTTGGCATCGGCTTCGGAGTAAACCGCGACCGTTCGGATGTTCATTTCCTTGCAGGCGCGGATGACCCGGACCGCGATCTCGCCACGGTTGGCGACGAGGACTTTTTCGAACATGACGGGGGGAAGGTGGCTTGAACCGGCTTGGGTCAGGTGGGGCGAATCTTGAACAGCGACTGGCCAAACTCGACCGGCTTGCCGTTCTCGGCTTGAACCTGCGTGATGACGCCTCGGACCTCGGCCTTGATTTCGTTCATCACCTTCATGGCTTCGATGATGCAGACCACGGTATCGGGGCCGACTTCGGTTCCAACCTCCACGTAGGCCGCGGCTTCGGGCGATGGTGATCGGTAAAAAGTCCCGATCATGGGCGACTTGATGTCCGCCTCGGGACCGGGATGCGGCGCAGGCGATGGGACCACGCTGGCAGGGGCCGCGGCCGCCGGGGCTTGGGCCGGCAGATAAGCCTGCGCGGGCGCGTCGTCGTAGGCCACGACAGGATTTCCATTGAGTCCGCGCTTGAGGCGAATCTTGAAATCCTGACGCTCCATCTCGAACTCCGAAATGGCGTTCTTCTTCATCAGGTCAATGATGGCCTTGATGTCTTTCAGATCCACAGGAGTCTCCTGGTTGAGGGTTGGGGAGCCGGCGCGTAGGGACGGTTCGCTTCTGGGCAGAAGGGCAAGACTTGGTTCCGGCTCGGCTTCGATTGGGTCATCAGCGGGTGGAGGTTAGGAATGGCCCGGGGGTGCGTCAAGCACCGTTTATGGGGAAGACCCGAGCCCAAGGCAGGCTGGGAATTGGTGAAAAACCGCCTTTTCAACCAAGTCTACCGCCGGATTATTGTTAAAGCCGCCTCCAAGCCGAGCAGATACGAGTCGGGACCGAATCCAGCGATCTGACCCTTGCAAACCGCCGCGATCATGGAGTGGTGCCTGAACTCCTCCCGCGCGTGAATGTTTGAAAGGTGAATCTCAATCGTCGGCACCGCCACCGCTGTGATGGCGTCCCGGAGGGCGATACTGGTGTGCGTCAGGGCTCCTGCATTGATAACGATGGCTTGGAATTCCCCCTTTGACCGCTGAATCCAAGTTACGAGGTCACCTTCAGAGTTCGACTGGCGGAACTCGACGTCAACCGAAGCCTTCGACGCGCGATCCCGCACCGCAGCCTCAATGTCTGCCAAGCTGGTCTTCCCGTAGATGTCCGTCTCGCGTTGACCGAGCAGGTTCAGGTTGGGCCCGTTGAGGAAGAGTATCCGGCTCATGCGCGGGTGAGGCTAGCGGCGGCGGTTTCGGGTGTCGAATCCAAAGCTGGCTGCTCTCGCCAAAGGCAGCCAAGCAGTAGGAACGCAGTCCAGGCCGAGGCCGGGATGTAGAGGCCGAACTCCACGATCCCCTGCATCGCCCAGCCCGCGAGCCCGAGCCAGACGGCGAAGGTCAGGTCATCCCGTGCGGTGCGCCTGGCGAGCAGCACGATGGAGCCTCCGATGAAAAGGCAGTAGGCGAGGCATCCCGGCCATCCCGAGTCACTCGCCTGCTGGAGGTAGTCGTTGTGAGCGAGTCGCGCCATCTCGGACTCGGGCTTCTTGGTAACCTTGTAGACGGCGAAAAAGGTTCCCGGCCCGGAGCCGAGCACCGGATGCTTCGCGGCGTTCTCCCAAGCAGCGGTCCAATAATCCAGCCGGGCGGCTGCGCTGGTCGCCCCCCGCGAGAAGTAATCACGATACTTGATCGCCAGTCCTGCCGCGCCGCTGATAATGAGCAACGTCGCCAGGCCGACCTTGAGGGTTTTAGCCAACGGCAGGCGCAACAGCGTCAGGACACCGAGTGCGAGCGCGACGAGCCAGCCGGACTTCGACCCCGACCAATACAGGCACGCGATTCCGACATACGCCACGGAGCCAACGAGCGCGCCGTGAGGCACGTTGCCGAGCCGTCGCGTCCAGTCCCGGGTGGACACGAGCGCCAGCGGGAGGAGCAGGAGGATGACACCGGCGAGCGCGTTCGGGTAGACGAGCGTGCCGAAGATTCGCCCGCTGGCCAGCTTGTGTTCCACCGCGGGATTGACCGTGAGCGAGCCGTCGGGCTTGCGCACCAGCATGCGGGTCATTTCGAGTTGCCGGACTTCTGCGGGCGGCACATTCGTCCAGCCAGACATTTCGTTCTCCTCGAAGAAGCGGCGGTTCGACTCAAAGCCGCCGTGGTGCTGGTGAATCCCGGCCGCGAGCACGACCAGCAATCCCGCCACCAACCCGGGTCGCACTCGCCGGAGCCCGCTTCCCGCGCCGCCTGCAGAGCAAAGTCCAAGGTAGAAACACGCCGTGCTCGCCACGAAGTGGGCGATGGTCAGCCGGGTCAGCGGGGGATCGATCGTCCGCGCGGATGCCAGCAACTGCCAGCCGAGCCAGAGCGCGGGCATCCAAAGCATCCACGCCGGGTTGGCCGCCGGTTTTCGGACCACGAACAATCCCGCGACCGCGAGAACCGCGAGCATCACGTAGCCCCACGACATCGGCCACGGTTCGGAGATCACCTCGCCCAAACCCGCCGGCGGTGGATACATCGTTCCGGCGTCGAGGAGGACCGGGTTGCCGAGCTTGAGCAGCGCAATCCCGAGAAAACACCCGGCCGCGACCGCAAACACGCCCCGGCCCGTGGCCGTGCCGGCGGCTTCCGCTCGTGGTGGGGGTGGGGCCATGGTGCCTTCGATCGCGCGAGGGCTCGCGTCAGAGGCGGAGCTTCAAGAGCCCCACCTCGAGTGCGAGCGCCTCCTGGACGTTCGTATGAAGCAACCGCTGAACGTGCTCCATCGCGCGGAGGTTCTCGGTCGCGTCCGGCTCGGCGATGCGTTGCCCGACGGTGCGGGTGTGGCCGGCGAGGTCGGCGAACATCGCCATTTCCCCGGCGAGCCCGAGCCGGGCGAGCCAGACATCGCGGAGCCATCCCTGCAACGCGCGCATAACCTCCGATCGCCGGCGCCGATACTCCGCCTCGATCGCGGCCTTGAGCTCGTCTTCCCATTGCTCGCGCAACTTGGGGTCCACATCGTCGAACCGGGCCAGCGGCGAGCGGGCCGTCTCGGCCTGCTCCACTTCCTCGCGCATCGAGGCCAGCCGGGCGAGCAGCGTGCCGAGCAGCCGGTATCGCGCGAGCAAGCCCGGCATTTCCGAGGCTGCGGTGGCGCTGAATTCCGCCAGCCACGCCCGCGACTCGCCGTCCAGCGGACTGCTTCCGTCGCCTGCGAGGCTCAGGCGCAGGCACCGCGACGACACCGTCTCGAGCAAACGCTGCGGCTCCGTGCTCAAGAGCAGCAGCACCGAGCGCGCCGGCGGCTCCTCAAGTGTCTTCAGGAAAATGTTCGCCGCGTCCTCGTTCATCCGGTCCGCGGCCGTGATCACTGCGACTTTGAACTGCGCCTCGGCGGGCTTGAGGTGAACCGCGCCGATGAGCTCGCGCGTCGACTCCACCAGGATCTGCCGCAACTTGGACTCCGGCCGTATCCAATGCACGTCCGGGTGCGACCCGCCCGCGATGCGCCGGCACGGTGAGCAGCGACCGCAGCAATCCAGCGCCGCGCCGCCGGGGCTGCGCCGGGGCGATTCGCAGTTCAAGACCTGTGCGAGCGTGCGCGCCACGGCTTCGAGTTCACCGAGCCGGTCGCCCGTGAACAAATACGCGTGGCCAAGGCGCCCGCGCTCGAGGCTCCGCTGCAGGAGCCCGATGGCCCGTTGCTGTTCGCTGAAATCGGCGAGCGGCATGCGCGTGAACCTACCGCCGCCGCGCGGATTGTGGAGAAGAAAGACGCAGACCGGGAAACTCGCGCCGCTTTCGGTTTGCCTCGTGGGGCGGACTCTGGCAATCACAGCGCCACCATGCGACGCATCTTGTTCCTTCTCGCGCCCGGCCTGCTCGCGTTCGGAGCCGGGTGCAGGGACAAGTCCGTCGCGCCGAACCCGCGCGAGCCGGTCACCAAGTCCGCCGCCGCGCCCGCCCCGCCGGAGGTCGCGATCGCGCTGCACTTCGCCGGCTTGGAGGCCCTCTCGAAGAATCCCGCCGCTTCGAAGCAAGCCGGGATGTTCCAGGCGCCGGCCACGCGCGCGCTCGTTCATGCGGCGCTGGAGAAGCTCGCCGTTGCGGCGACGCGCGGATTCGCCACAAGCAGCAACGCGACCGCGGAGTTCCTCGCGCCAATGCGACCGCTGCTCGCCGACATCCCGACGGTCGAATCGGTCGTCGCCGTGCGCGGGACGGCTG
This window of the Verrucomicrobiota bacterium genome carries:
- the accB gene encoding acetyl-CoA carboxylase biotin carboxyl carrier protein → MDLKDIKAIIDLMKKNAISEFEMERQDFKIRLKRGLNGNPVVAYDDAPAQAYLPAQAPAAAAPASVVPSPAPHPGPEADIKSPMIGTFYRSPSPEAAAYVEVGTEVGPDTVVCIIEAMKVMNEIKAEVRGVITQVQAENGKPVEFGQSLFKIRPT
- the accC gene encoding acetyl-CoA carboxylase biotin carboxylase subunit, with the protein product MFEKVLVANRGEIAVRVIRACKEMNIRTVAVYSEADANSMHVQLADEAICIGKGQATDSYLRIDRLISAAEISDVDAIHPGYGFLSENAHFADVCESCNIRFIGPNSRTMKALEDKQVSRALAKKAGVPTPPGSDGLVESEQEALAVAKKIGYPVLIKAVAGGGGRGMRVAHNDISMIKGFHTSRAEAEKAFSNAGVYIEKYIENPHHIEFQILGDAKGNIIHLGERDCSIQRRHQKVIEETPSPLFERKEFKDHRKKMGKAALRIAEAANYTNAGTVEFVCDDRGNFYFLEVNKRIQVEHPITEEVTGVDLIRQQILIASGEQLRISQGDIQFKGHSIECRINAEDPFDDFRPSPGRIEMYYSAGGRGVRVDSHAYAGYTIPPFYDSMIGKLITHGKDRREAMERMNRALGEFMITGVKTTIPFEQAILQDPNFRRGVYSTNFIEQLLGGGRRELIEEKA
- the aroQ gene encoding type II 3-dehydroquinate dehydratase, which codes for MSRILFLNGPNLNLLGQRETDIYGKTSLADIEAAVRDRASKASVDVEFRQSNSEGDLVTWIQRSKGEFQAIVINAGALTHTSIALRDAITAVAVPTIEIHLSNIHAREEFRHHSMIAAVCKGQIAGFGPDSYLLGLEAALTIIRR
- a CDS encoding O-antigen ligase family protein, translating into MAPPPPRAEAAGTATGRGVFAVAAGCFLGIALLKLGNPVLLDAGTMYPPPAGLGEVISEPWPMSWGYVMLAVLAVAGLFVVRKPAANPAWMLWMPALWLGWQLLASARTIDPPLTRLTIAHFVASTACFYLGLCSAGGAGSGLRRVRPGLVAGLLVVLAAGIHQHHGGFESNRRFFEENEMSGWTNVPPAEVRQLEMTRMLVRKPDGSLTVNPAVEHKLASGRIFGTLVYPNALAGVILLLLPLALVSTRDWTRRLGNVPHGALVGSVAYVGIACLYWSGSKSGWLVALALGVLTLLRLPLAKTLKVGLATLLIISGAAGLAIKYRDYFSRGATSAAARLDYWTAAWENAAKHPVLGSGPGTFFAVYKVTKKPESEMARLAHNDYLQQASDSGWPGCLAYCLFIGGSIVLLARRTARDDLTFAVWLGLAGWAMQGIVEFGLYIPASAWTAFLLLGCLWREQPALDSTPETAAASLTRA